The Sphingomicrobium sp. genome has a window encoding:
- a CDS encoding aspartate carbamoyltransferase catalytic subunit, producing MDLLSIDSLSDAQIEHVLGQGERLFEENRSTASRRHTLAGRIVFNLFYENSTRTLMSFATAAHRLGASVITLPVEQSSVKKGETLDDTAATLNAMRPDALVIRHGENGAPAAVASIMEAPVLNAGDGTNEHPTQALLDAATIRHRLGRIEGMKVAICGDIKHSRVARSNAKLLSRLGAEVRLAGPPELMPPELPSRSVDEAIDGADVVMMLRVQRERLDTEFGDAPGEFLQLYGLTPDRLRRASPEAVVMHPGPMNRGVEIDGAIADDPQRSLINVQVEMGVAVRMACLELAIGESLA from the coding sequence GTGGACCTGCTTTCCATCGATTCGCTGAGCGACGCCCAGATCGAGCACGTCCTCGGCCAGGGCGAGCGGCTGTTCGAGGAGAACCGCTCGACGGCTTCCCGCCGGCACACGCTCGCCGGTCGCATCGTCTTCAACCTGTTCTACGAAAATTCAACGCGGACCTTGATGAGCTTCGCGACCGCCGCGCACCGGCTCGGCGCGTCGGTGATCACCCTGCCCGTCGAGCAATCGTCAGTGAAGAAGGGCGAGACTCTCGACGACACGGCCGCAACGCTGAACGCCATGCGTCCGGACGCGCTGGTGATCCGCCACGGCGAAAATGGCGCGCCGGCCGCTGTGGCCTCGATCATGGAAGCGCCGGTTCTGAACGCAGGCGACGGGACCAACGAGCATCCGACCCAGGCGCTGCTTGATGCAGCGACGATCCGGCACCGTCTTGGCCGCATCGAAGGCATGAAGGTCGCGATATGCGGCGATATCAAGCACAGCCGGGTCGCGCGGTCGAACGCGAAGCTGCTGTCGCGGCTTGGCGCCGAGGTGCGGCTCGCCGGGCCGCCAGAGCTGATGCCGCCCGAACTGCCCTCGCGGTCGGTGGACGAAGCAATCGACGGTGCTGACGTGGTGATGATGCTGCGGGTGCAGCGCGAGCGGCTGGACACCGAGTTCGGCGACGCACCCGGCGAGTTCTTGCAGCTTTACGGGCTTACGCCCGATCGCCTGCGCCGCGCCTCACCTGAAGCCGTCGTGATGCACCCGGGCCCGATGAACCGCGGAGTCGAGATCGACGGCGCGATCGCCGACGATCCTCAGCGGTCGCTGATCAATGTGCAGGTCGAAATGGGCGTGGCAGTGCGAATGGCCTGCCTTGAACTCGCGATCGGCGAGAGCCTCGCTTAG
- the ppa gene encoding inorganic diphosphatase, with protein MNIDLIPTGDNPPENVNVIIEVPVGGEPVKYEFDKVSGALFVDRILHTPMRYPANYGFIPHTLSPDGDPLDALVIARSPFVPGCVVRARPIGVLNLEDEHGGDEKLICVPVDSTFPYYADVGERQDLPSIVLQQIEHFFTHYKDLEKEKWVRVGKWGNADDARRIVIEAIERAKEAA; from the coding sequence ATGAACATCGACCTCATCCCGACCGGCGACAACCCGCCGGAAAACGTCAACGTCATCATCGAAGTGCCGGTCGGCGGCGAACCCGTGAAGTACGAGTTCGACAAGGTGTCCGGCGCCTTGTTCGTCGACCGCATCCTCCACACGCCGATGCGCTATCCGGCCAATTACGGCTTCATCCCGCATACTTTGTCGCCCGACGGCGATCCGCTCGATGCGCTGGTCATCGCCCGCTCGCCCTTCGTGCCCGGCTGTGTGGTCCGCGCCCGGCCGATCGGCGTCCTCAACCTGGAGGACGAACATGGCGGCGACGAGAAATTGATCTGCGTGCCGGTTGATTCGACCTTTCCTTATTATGCGGATGTCGGGGAGCGGCAGGACCTGCCGTCGATCGTGCTCCAGCAGATCGAGCATTTTTTCACCCACTATAAGGATCTCGAAAAGGAGAAGTGGGTGCGGGTCGGCAAATGGGGCAATGCCGACGATGCGCGCCGGATCGTCATCGAGGCGATCGAAAGGGCGAAAGAGGCGGCTTAG
- the miaA gene encoding tRNA (adenosine(37)-N6)-dimethylallyltransferase MiaA, whose translation MVVTNKPPVAVIAGPTASGKSALALAYAQQIGGVVVNADSAQIYRDLRVVSAAPTEEECALAEHRLYGVRDGALPCSAADWAAMAQHEIADVHASGRTPILVGGTGLYLRTLLQGIAPVPTIDPAIRAEVRAAGVEENRLRLRKLDPEAAARLNAGDTARIARALEVVLSTRRTLAEWQSEREGGIGDTVMLRPLVLLPPRDWLYARCDERFRRMVDEGAVAEVERLLARGLDPDLPVMRAIGVPEIVAYLRREWTLDEAIAAGQQATRRYAKRQYTWFAHQPPAEWPRFCEPLDLDALPRALALLEPSG comes from the coding sequence ATGGTCGTTACGAACAAACCTCCTGTCGCCGTCATTGCCGGGCCGACCGCGAGCGGCAAGTCGGCGCTGGCGCTTGCTTATGCTCAGCAAATCGGCGGCGTCGTCGTCAACGCCGACAGCGCACAAATCTACCGCGACCTAAGGGTCGTCAGCGCCGCGCCGACCGAAGAGGAATGCGCCCTCGCCGAGCACCGGCTCTACGGCGTTCGCGATGGCGCCCTCCCCTGCTCGGCCGCCGATTGGGCGGCAATGGCGCAGCACGAGATCGCCGACGTGCATGCAAGTGGGCGAACGCCGATCCTGGTCGGCGGGACTGGGCTCTACTTAAGAACCCTGCTTCAGGGCATCGCCCCGGTGCCGACCATCGACCCCGCGATACGCGCAGAAGTGCGTGCTGCTGGCGTCGAGGAAAACCGATTGCGGCTGCGGAAACTGGATCCTGAAGCGGCGGCGCGGCTCAATGCCGGCGACACGGCGCGGATCGCGCGCGCGCTCGAAGTGGTGCTTTCGACCCGGCGAACGCTCGCCGAATGGCAAAGCGAGCGCGAGGGCGGGATAGGTGACACGGTCATGCTTCGGCCGCTCGTGCTGCTGCCGCCACGCGACTGGCTGTACGCGCGATGCGACGAGCGCTTTCGCCGCATGGTCGATGAAGGCGCAGTTGCCGAAGTCGAGCGGCTGCTTGCGCGCGGGCTCGACCCCGATTTGCCGGTGATGCGGGCCATCGGCGTGCCAGAGATCGTCGCCTATCTCCGCCGCGAATGGACGCTCGACGAAGCCATCGCCGCCGGCCAGCAGGCGACGCGGCGCTATGCCAAGCGGCAATATACCTGGTTCGCGCACCAGCCGCCGGCGGAGTGGCCCCGCTTTTGCGAGCCGCTCGACCTTGACGCGCTTCCGCGTGCGCTGGCACTGCTCGAGCCCAGCGGCTAG
- a CDS encoding SPOR domain-containing protein, with amino-acid sequence MSRPNRIASAISAIAVASALAGCATPKVATNFGGSLDENVGLATRAAAALNANNFATAIEFAERAVEKSPNDAGYRALLGNAYFGAGRFRSAEGAYKDSLSLYSNQPKVILKLALIETALGKNGQAIAFLEAGRSVLDPSDYGLALALAGRPGDAVQVLDAAARQRGADATIRQNLALAHALSGDWTQARTVASQDVPADQLDARIQQWMQLASPKSPGDQVAALVGVKPAASDAGQPVRLALVKGDTMLAQAAPNPAPVQVQQATPVPQPELTYVPAPPPVAPAVPEPRFEQAVVHAPQPQPAPVVEQAAAPAPAPVSVAMMAAAAPEAASAFLAFMPKKKPQARHVAVAPKPRKAAVAQRAPKRGDTVVQLGAYRSPEYLDAAWAKLTQRYPALRAYLPLRARFNSPKGTFWRLSIQGFSNQQEAVARCQLLKSRGGNCFVRPFAGDAPVRLASR; translated from the coding sequence ATGTCCAGGCCGAACCGCATCGCGTCCGCCATTTCGGCCATTGCCGTCGCCTCCGCGCTCGCCGGATGCGCAACGCCGAAAGTGGCGACCAACTTCGGCGGGTCGCTGGACGAGAATGTCGGTCTTGCGACCCGCGCCGCGGCGGCGCTGAACGCCAACAACTTCGCCACGGCGATCGAGTTCGCCGAGCGCGCGGTTGAAAAGAGCCCGAACGACGCCGGTTACCGCGCGCTGCTCGGCAATGCTTATTTTGGGGCAGGCCGCTTCCGCTCGGCCGAAGGCGCCTACAAGGATTCGCTCAGCCTCTATTCGAACCAGCCGAAGGTCATCCTGAAGCTCGCGCTCATTGAAACGGCGCTTGGGAAGAACGGCCAGGCGATCGCCTTCCTTGAGGCGGGCCGCTCGGTCCTCGATCCTTCCGATTATGGCCTTGCGCTGGCGCTTGCCGGCCGGCCGGGAGACGCCGTCCAGGTGCTCGACGCGGCTGCCCGGCAGCGCGGCGCCGATGCCACTATCCGGCAGAATCTCGCGCTCGCCCACGCTTTGTCCGGCGATTGGACGCAGGCGCGCACGGTCGCGTCGCAGGACGTGCCGGCCGACCAGCTCGACGCGCGCATCCAGCAATGGATGCAGCTCGCCAGCCCCAAGTCACCCGGCGACCAGGTCGCCGCTCTTGTCGGGGTGAAGCCGGCCGCGTCGGACGCCGGCCAGCCGGTTCGTCTCGCGCTTGTCAAAGGCGACACCATGCTCGCCCAGGCTGCGCCGAATCCGGCTCCGGTCCAGGTCCAGCAAGCTACCCCGGTACCGCAACCCGAACTGACCTATGTCCCTGCGCCCCCGCCGGTTGCGCCCGCAGTGCCGGAGCCGCGCTTCGAGCAGGCGGTCGTCCATGCGCCTCAGCCGCAGCCCGCGCCTGTCGTCGAACAGGCCGCGGCGCCTGCGCCGGCGCCCGTGTCGGTGGCGATGATGGCTGCTGCCGCTCCCGAAGCCGCCTCGGCTTTCCTCGCCTTCATGCCGAAGAAGAAGCCGCAGGCCCGCCACGTCGCGGTTGCGCCGAAGCCGCGCAAAGCTGCCGTCGCGCAGCGCGCGCCCAAGCGCGGCGATACCGTCGTCCAGCTCGGCGCCTATCGCTCGCCCGAATATCTCGATGCCGCCTGGGCCAAGCTGACGCAGCGCTACCCGGCGCTTCGCGCTTACCTCCCGCTGCGCGCTCGCTTCAACTCGCCGAAGGGCACCTTCTGGCGCCTGTCGATCCAGGGCTTCTCGAACCAGCAGGAAGCGGTTGCCCGTTGCCAGCTGCTCAAGAGCCGCGGCGGCAATTGCTTCGTCCGTCCGTTCGCCGGCGACGCGCCGGTCAGGCTGGCGTCGCGCTAA
- the crcB gene encoding fluoride efflux transporter CrcB yields the protein MPYLIVFLGAGIGGAFRHGVNAASARLFGTGFPTGTLIVNIVGSFLMGLAAGYFLARPGIAQPVRLFLTTGILGGFTTFSAFSLDTALLVERHAYALAAAYVLGSVVASIAALFIGLALSRAAPQ from the coding sequence GTGCCGTACCTGATCGTCTTCCTCGGCGCAGGGATCGGCGGTGCGTTTCGGCACGGCGTCAACGCAGCGTCGGCGCGGCTGTTCGGCACCGGTTTTCCCACCGGAACCCTGATCGTGAACATCGTCGGCTCGTTCCTGATGGGGCTGGCTGCCGGCTATTTCCTCGCCCGCCCCGGCATCGCGCAGCCTGTGCGGCTGTTCCTCACCACCGGCATCCTCGGCGGCTTCACGACTTTCTCGGCATTCTCGCTCGACACAGCGCTGCTCGTCGAGCGCCACGCTTATGCTCTTGCCGCCGCTTATGTTTTGGGATCGGTCGTGGCGAGCATCGCGGCATTGTTCATCGGCCTCGCCCTGTCTAGGGCGGCGCCACAATGA
- the ilvC gene encoding ketol-acid reductoisomerase, translating to MDLLRDADIDPSPLEGKRLGIVGYGNQGRAQALNLKDSGVDVVVGLRGASGSASEAEAAGLEVALIEEAVASADVVMLLAPDEIHEALYAEIEPHLRQGVALGFSHGLSVRFGFVKPRADLDVFLLAPKGPGTALRSLYTQGKGMIGLWAIEQDASGKARGIALAYGRAVGCGRAGLIASSFAEESEADLFNEQAVVWGGVPELLVAGFDTLVAGGVSPEVAYLECVSELHLLAELIEARGIAGMREAISNTAELGALVGGPRIVDDAIRAKMAEILTEVRAGRFADELRREEASGYARLEAAREQSRKQNVEAARRSVKAADAG from the coding sequence ATGGATTTGCTGCGCGACGCCGACATCGATCCTTCGCCGCTCGAGGGGAAGCGCCTCGGCATCGTCGGCTACGGCAATCAGGGGCGCGCCCAGGCCCTGAATCTGAAGGACAGCGGCGTCGATGTGGTCGTCGGCCTTCGCGGCGCCAGCGGCAGCGCCAGCGAGGCAGAGGCTGCGGGGCTTGAGGTCGCTTTGATCGAAGAGGCAGTCGCGTCCGCCGATGTGGTGATGCTGCTGGCGCCGGACGAGATCCATGAAGCGCTCTACGCCGAGATCGAGCCGCACCTGCGGCAAGGCGTCGCACTAGGCTTCAGTCACGGCCTGTCGGTGCGGTTCGGGTTCGTGAAGCCCCGCGCTGACCTGGACGTGTTCCTGCTTGCACCCAAAGGTCCAGGCACGGCGCTTCGGTCGCTCTACACGCAGGGCAAGGGGATGATCGGCCTGTGGGCCATCGAGCAGGATGCTAGCGGAAAAGCGCGCGGCATCGCCCTCGCCTATGGACGAGCGGTCGGTTGCGGGCGCGCGGGGCTGATCGCCTCGAGCTTCGCGGAAGAATCAGAAGCCGATTTGTTCAATGAGCAGGCCGTCGTCTGGGGCGGCGTGCCGGAGCTGCTGGTCGCGGGCTTCGACACATTGGTGGCCGGCGGCGTGTCGCCGGAAGTCGCCTATCTCGAATGTGTCAGCGAATTGCACCTGCTCGCCGAGCTGATCGAGGCGCGAGGGATTGCCGGCATGCGCGAGGCGATCTCCAACACGGCGGAGCTCGGCGCACTGGTGGGCGGACCCCGCATTGTCGACGATGCTATCCGCGCAAAGATGGCCGAGATCCTGACCGAGGTCCGCGCCGGCCGCTTCGCCGACGAACTCAGGCGGGAAGAAGCGAGCGGCTATGCGCGGCTCGAGGCCGCGCGCGAGCAATCCCGCAAACAGAATGTCGAGGCCGCCCGCCGTTCCGTAAAGGCGGCGGACGCCGGCTAA
- the serB gene encoding phosphoserine phosphatase SerB: MSDRLVDRALGLLRELDPMAAFLRWIDEGDAADLRFSGDGKAARWALDALELDIVVQPDEPRWKRLLVADMDSTIIGQECIDELADYAGLKDKVARITERAMQGELDFPGALRERVRLLAGLDERELRRCLDERVHLTSGAETLVQTMRAGGASCMLVSGGFLSFAEPVARAVGFDRVKANRLVFAGGKLSGEVGDPIVDAIAKCEALIEVREQLGIGRADVLAIGDGANDKLMIEEAGLGIAFRAKPALVEVADAELKHHGLDALLWVQGVRRRDWFRR; encoded by the coding sequence TTGAGTGACAGGCTGGTCGATCGGGCCCTCGGGCTCCTGCGCGAACTCGACCCGATGGCCGCCTTCCTGCGCTGGATCGACGAAGGCGATGCTGCCGACCTGCGCTTCAGTGGCGATGGCAAGGCCGCGCGCTGGGCGCTCGACGCGCTCGAACTGGATATTGTCGTCCAGCCGGACGAGCCGCGCTGGAAACGGCTGCTCGTCGCCGACATGGACTCGACGATCATCGGCCAGGAGTGCATCGACGAGCTCGCCGATTATGCCGGTCTGAAGGACAAAGTCGCGCGGATTACAGAGCGTGCGATGCAGGGCGAGCTCGACTTCCCTGGCGCGCTTCGCGAGCGCGTGAGGCTGCTCGCCGGTCTCGACGAGCGCGAGCTTCGCCGCTGCCTCGACGAGCGCGTGCACCTGACCTCGGGGGCCGAGACATTGGTCCAGACGATGCGCGCCGGAGGCGCCAGCTGCATGCTGGTCTCCGGCGGGTTCCTGTCCTTTGCCGAGCCCGTGGCGCGCGCCGTCGGCTTCGATCGCGTCAAGGCCAACCGCCTGGTGTTCGCCGGCGGCAAGCTGAGCGGCGAGGTCGGCGATCCGATCGTCGACGCGATCGCCAAGTGCGAAGCATTGATCGAGGTGCGCGAGCAGCTCGGCATCGGCCGTGCGGACGTGCTGGCGATCGGCGATGGGGCGAACGACAAGCTGATGATCGAGGAAGCTGGGCTCGGCATCGCCTTTCGCGCCAAGCCGGCGCTGGTCGAAGTCGCGGATGCGGAGCTCAAGCACCACGGCCTCGACGCGCTACTATGGGTGCAAGGAGTGCGCCGCCGAGACTGGTTCCGCCGCTAG
- a CDS encoding ParA family protein, with product MRVLAMASQKGGSGKTTLSGHLAVQAQLAGAGPVCLIDIDPQGSLADWWNEREADMPAFAQTTVARLASDLEVLRQQGFRLAVIDTPPAITMAIQSVIAVAELIVIPTRPSPHDLRAVGATVDLCDRAGKPLIFVVNAATPKAKITYEAAVALSQHGTVAPVTLHHRTDFAASMIDGRTVMEIDPNGRSAKEVTELWDYISDRLEKNFRRTVFAAPGAAPGIAPASPRPVGGFGRRVVGQ from the coding sequence ATGCGCGTCCTGGCTATGGCATCGCAGAAGGGCGGATCGGGCAAGACGACCCTGTCCGGCCATTTGGCGGTGCAGGCGCAACTGGCGGGGGCAGGCCCGGTCTGCCTGATCGATATCGACCCGCAGGGCAGCCTTGCCGATTGGTGGAACGAGCGCGAAGCCGACATGCCGGCCTTCGCCCAGACCACCGTGGCCCGGCTTGCGTCCGATCTTGAGGTTCTTCGGCAGCAGGGCTTCCGCCTTGCCGTCATCGATACGCCGCCGGCGATCACCATGGCGATCCAGAGCGTCATCGCCGTCGCCGAGCTGATCGTCATCCCGACCCGGCCGAGCCCGCACGACCTTCGCGCCGTCGGCGCCACCGTCGATCTTTGCGATCGTGCCGGCAAGCCGTTGATCTTCGTCGTGAATGCGGCGACGCCCAAGGCGAAGATCACCTACGAAGCCGCAGTCGCGCTGTCGCAGCACGGCACCGTCGCTCCCGTGACCCTTCACCACCGCACCGACTTTGCGGCCTCGATGATCGACGGCCGCACGGTGATGGAGATCGATCCGAACGGCCGCTCCGCAAAGGAAGTGACCGAGCTTTGGGACTATATTTCGGATCGCCTCGAGAAGAATTTCCGCCGGACCGTATTCGCGGCGCCCGGAGCGGCGCCCGGAATCGCCCCGGCCAGTCCGCGTCCGGTCGGTGGCTTCGGCCGCCGCGTCGTCGGTCAGTAG
- the ruvX gene encoding Holliday junction resolvase RuvX, protein MISARAAEFAAALPHGGKLLGLDVGTKTVGVAVCDAGWHFAGPSETIRRTKFTADLAELRRISDREAAVGLVVGLPLNMDGSDSPRTQSVRAFARNLAPLDLPILLWDERWSTQAVERAMIEADVSRARRAEKVDALAAAHILQGAIDALANLPPRQ, encoded by the coding sequence ATGATCAGCGCGCGCGCGGCGGAGTTCGCGGCGGCGCTGCCGCACGGCGGCAAGCTGCTTGGGCTAGACGTCGGCACCAAGACGGTGGGCGTCGCCGTCTGTGACGCGGGATGGCATTTCGCCGGTCCGTCAGAGACCATCCGACGCACCAAGTTCACGGCGGACCTTGCCGAGCTGCGGCGCATCTCCGACCGCGAGGCGGCGGTCGGGCTGGTGGTTGGGCTGCCGCTCAACATGGACGGCAGCGACAGTCCCCGCACGCAATCAGTGCGTGCGTTTGCGCGCAACCTCGCCCCGCTCGATCTTCCGATCCTGCTATGGGACGAGCGCTGGTCGACGCAGGCGGTCGAGCGGGCGATGATCGAGGCGGACGTCAGCCGTGCGCGGCGGGCGGAGAAGGTGGATGCGCTCGCCGCCGCGCACATCCTGCAGGGCGCCATCGACGCGCTGGCGAATCTTCCGCCTCGGCAATAA
- a CDS encoding DUF3089 domain-containing protein yields the protein MCARRFLYVVFFLTLLAVAGAFAIFKYGDRVLIKQAVPQGHFERPAPETGPDYRNNAAWLTRPGVDWPDNPTQWTPAGITEPDTDGPRAAVFYVHPTTYLERDRWNAPLQPAGAYSDFRTTLFLQSQASAFNGVGEIWAPRYRQAAFGAFLLRSEDAQKALDLAYSDVAAAFDRFLAENESGPIILAGHSQGALHLERLLAEKVAGKPVAMRIVAAYVVGWPISTSADLPRLGLPACGAPDQPGCILSWMSFGEPANPDLILGQWEETKGLTGGDRRRSDLLCVNPISGTVNGSAAAQDNAGTLVPTADLKSATLQRGVVGARCEDGLLLIGGMVPSLGPYVLPGNNYHVYDYALFWGAIRGDAYRRLQAWRQ from the coding sequence ATGTGCGCCCGCCGTTTCCTCTACGTCGTCTTCTTCCTGACCCTGCTCGCGGTCGCGGGAGCCTTCGCGATCTTCAAATATGGCGACCGCGTGCTGATCAAGCAGGCGGTGCCGCAAGGGCATTTCGAGAGGCCCGCGCCGGAGACCGGCCCTGACTATCGGAACAATGCCGCCTGGCTGACACGCCCTGGGGTCGACTGGCCTGACAATCCGACGCAATGGACCCCCGCCGGCATCACCGAGCCGGACACCGACGGCCCGCGCGCAGCGGTCTTCTACGTCCATCCGACCACATATCTGGAACGGGACCGCTGGAATGCGCCGCTGCAGCCCGCCGGTGCTTATTCCGATTTCCGCACCACCTTGTTCCTGCAGAGCCAGGCAAGCGCCTTCAACGGCGTCGGCGAGATCTGGGCGCCGCGCTACCGCCAGGCCGCATTCGGCGCCTTCCTGCTGCGGAGCGAGGATGCGCAAAAGGCACTCGACCTTGCCTATAGCGACGTCGCCGCAGCGTTCGACCGGTTCCTGGCCGAGAATGAGAGCGGTCCGATCATCCTTGCCGGTCACAGCCAGGGCGCGCTTCATCTCGAGCGGCTGCTTGCCGAGAAGGTCGCAGGCAAGCCGGTCGCGATGCGGATCGTCGCCGCTTACGTCGTCGGTTGGCCGATCAGCACCAGTGCCGACCTTCCGCGGCTCGGCCTCCCGGCGTGCGGCGCGCCCGACCAGCCCGGATGCATCCTGTCGTGGATGAGCTTCGGCGAGCCGGCCAATCCCGACCTGATCCTCGGCCAGTGGGAAGAAACAAAGGGCCTGACCGGCGGTGATCGGCGACGCAGCGACCTGCTGTGCGTCAATCCAATCAGCGGGACGGTAAACGGCAGTGCCGCCGCTCAGGACAATGCCGGTACGCTGGTGCCGACGGCGGATCTCAAGTCCGCCACCCTCCAGCGGGGCGTCGTCGGCGCGCGTTGCGAGGATGGGCTGCTGCTGATCGGCGGCATGGTGCCGTCGCTTGGCCCTTACGTCCTGCCCGGCAACAATTACCACGTCTATGATTATGCCCTGTTCTGGGGTGCGATCCGCGGCGACGCGTACCGCAGGCTCCAGGCATGGCGGCAATGA
- a CDS encoding DUF4402 domain-containing protein has translation MRFKLCLAALAATVAVATPAAAQQASATANATAKGVVLLPLTLTKSSDLDFGTVVASSTAGTVAINADSGTRSVTGGVTGVPSFPGGRALFQGAGSASQQVVLTLNAASILTSGGNTITVSSMTFDTGAASSTNLAGNLTTTRTINGTGAFAVGVGGTFAIAANQPNGVYSGTFSVTADYQ, from the coding sequence ATGCGCTTCAAACTTTGCCTCGCGGCGCTCGCCGCCACGGTTGCTGTCGCGACGCCGGCCGCTGCCCAGCAAGCTAGTGCTACGGCCAACGCGACCGCGAAGGGCGTCGTGCTGCTGCCGCTGACGCTGACCAAGAGCAGCGACCTCGACTTCGGCACGGTCGTCGCCAGCAGCACGGCCGGCACGGTCGCGATCAACGCTGACAGCGGTACCCGTAGCGTCACCGGCGGCGTCACTGGCGTCCCGAGCTTTCCGGGCGGCCGTGCGCTGTTCCAGGGCGCGGGTTCCGCTTCCCAGCAGGTCGTGCTGACGCTGAACGCGGCGAGCATCCTGACCAGCGGCGGCAACACCATCACGGTCAGCAGCATGACGTTCGACACGGGCGCTGCCAGCTCGACCAACCTTGCCGGCAACCTGACCACCACGCGGACGATCAACGGCACCGGCGCGTTTGCCGTCGGCGTCGGCGGCACCTTCGCCATCGCGGCCAACCAGCCGAACGGCGTCTATTCGGGGACCTTCTCGGTTACCGCTGATTATCAATAA
- the gatC gene encoding Asp-tRNA(Asn)/Glu-tRNA(Gln) amidotransferase subunit GatC: MSVSTEQVRHIAKLARIAMTDEEVERLAPELNNILGWVEQLGEVNTDGVEPLATVIDQKLRLRDDVINDGDIRDNVLANAPEAQHGFFAVPKVIE; the protein is encoded by the coding sequence ATGTCCGTTTCAACTGAACAGGTGCGCCACATCGCCAAGCTGGCGCGCATCGCCATGACCGATGAAGAGGTCGAGCGCCTGGCGCCCGAGCTCAACAACATCCTCGGCTGGGTCGAGCAGCTCGGCGAGGTCAACACCGACGGCGTCGAGCCGCTGGCAACCGTGATCGATCAGAAGCTGCGACTCCGGGACGATGTCATCAACGACGGCGATATCCGCGACAACGTCCTCGCCAATGCGCCCGAAGCCCAGCACGGCTTCTTCGCCGTGCCGAAGGTAATCGAATAG
- a CDS encoding SPOR domain-containing protein: MTFKYLLAAAAIIGMAVPVSAQSVKAGVEAWQHADYAGAVAAWRPLAEAGDADAQFNLAQAYRLGRGVQTNLSAAKTWFERAARQGHVDAQTTLGLLLFQNGDQANGLTWLKQAAEKGEARALLVFGTALVNGDGVTQDPVRGYAYVSRAAAQGLAPAKETLAQLDTLIPLADRKRGVALARQLARATPAPAAKAKAKPAQAAAAAKSKAKPAETVLSAKPAPTPPAAKAAPLKAISGNWRVQLGAFSQRGSAEALYQKLSGKSALSGRRPFYIAAGAVTRLQAGPFESKSAADAACRSLGVPCFSVPAK; encoded by the coding sequence ATGACTTTCAAATACTTGCTTGCAGCCGCAGCAATCATCGGAATGGCAGTTCCGGTTTCGGCGCAATCGGTAAAAGCCGGCGTCGAAGCCTGGCAGCACGCCGATTATGCCGGCGCCGTCGCGGCATGGAGGCCGCTTGCCGAAGCCGGCGACGCCGACGCGCAGTTCAACCTCGCCCAGGCGTACCGCCTCGGCCGCGGCGTGCAGACCAACCTGTCAGCTGCCAAGACCTGGTTCGAACGCGCGGCGCGCCAGGGCCATGTCGATGCGCAGACCACACTTGGCCTGCTCCTGTTCCAGAACGGCGACCAGGCGAATGGCCTAACCTGGCTCAAGCAAGCGGCGGAAAAGGGCGAAGCGCGCGCGCTTCTGGTCTTCGGAACAGCGCTGGTGAACGGGGACGGTGTCACGCAAGACCCGGTGCGCGGCTATGCTTATGTCAGCCGCGCCGCGGCCCAGGGGCTCGCGCCCGCAAAGGAGACGCTGGCGCAGCTCGACACGTTGATCCCGCTTGCTGACCGCAAGCGCGGGGTGGCACTTGCCCGCCAACTTGCGAGGGCCACGCCTGCCCCGGCGGCGAAGGCAAAGGCGAAGCCGGCACAAGCTGCCGCGGCTGCAAAGTCCAAGGCCAAGCCGGCGGAGACGGTCCTGTCAGCCAAGCCGGCTCCCACCCCGCCGGCGGCAAAGGCAGCGCCGCTCAAAGCGATCAGCGGCAACTGGCGCGTCCAGCTCGGCGCCTTTTCGCAGCGCGGCTCGGCCGAAGCGCTGTACCAGAAGCTCTCGGGCAAGAGCGCGCTCTCGGGCCGGCGGCCCTTCTATATCGCTGCCGGCGCGGTGACCCGGCTCCAGGCAGGGCCGTTCGAAAGCAAGAGCGCGGCGGATGCCGCGTGCAGGTCGCTGGGTGTCCCCTGCTTCTCCGTTCCAGCGAAATAG